One Thermofilum pendens Hrk 5 DNA segment encodes these proteins:
- a CDS encoding DUF3782 domain-containing protein — protein MAIPSIDWSRLEEVVERAVRRARADELRDLAEAVKVLAEYMKTGFESTLRAIEDHSKMIEELTKEVRNNSRILEEHSKVLGEHSRRIEELAGEIRNHSRVLEEHSKRLEELTREVRNHSRILEEHSERLKELTKSVGELKAAVGSIGRRWGRDLEKLVYELYKDALLGLGVKDVGKIEKYTYVDIDGKYYRRGARIELDIYMHDTSVYFIEVKSLLEVDDVYWFNEKCGIVSKIIGRTPTRRIIVAVNAAKEAIEAARELGIDVVYGSIVD, from the coding sequence ATGGCCATTCCATCCATTGACTGGTCCAGGCTCGAAGAGGTAGTCGAAAGAGCCGTGAGGAGAGCTAGGGCCGATGAGCTGAGAGACCTAGCCGAGGCCGTCAAAGTGCTCGCCGAGTACATGAAGACAGGCTTCGAAAGCACGCTCAGAGCCATAGAGGACCACTCCAAGATGATAGAGGAGCTAACCAAGGAGGTCAGAAATAACTCCAGAATCCTCGAAGAACACTCGAAAGTCCTTGGAGAGCATTCTAGGAGAATAGAAGAACTGGCCGGAGAGATCAGAAATCACTCCAGAGTCCTCGAAGAGCACTCCAAGAGATTAGAGGAGCTAACCAGGGAGGTCAGAAATCACTCTAGAATCCTTGAAGAACACTCCGAGAGGCTGAAAGAGCTGACCAAGAGCGTGGGAGAGCTGAAGGCCGCCGTAGGGTCCATCGGCAGGAGGTGGGGCAGGGACCTCGAGAAGCTCGTCTACGAGCTGTACAAAGACGCGCTGCTAGGACTCGGCGTGAAGGACGTCGGCAAGATAGAAAAGTACACGTACGTCGACATAGACGGGAAGTACTACAGGAGAGGCGCCAGGATAGAGCTAGACATATACATGCACGACACCAGCGTCTACTTCATCGAGGTGAAAAGCCTCCTGGAAGTAGACGACGTGTACTGGTTCAACGAGAAGTGCGGCATCGTATCCAAGATCATAGGCAGAACGCCGACCAGGAGAATCATCGTAGCAGTGAACGCCGCGAAGGAAGCCATCGAAGCAGCACGAGAACTCGGCATCGACGTAGTCTACGGCTCGATAGTAGACTGA